TCAACGCCGAGCAGACGGCAAGCGCATAGAGGAACACCTCGAAGGGCATGATGACGAGATCGAGGAGCGACGACGGCTTCAGCACGCCGATCGCCCGGAGCAGCAGCCCGGCGCAGGCAAAGCCGATGCTCATCAGGATTTCGTAAATTACCAGTTCGGTGATGATGAAGATGAAGGTCGGCAGCTTCTGGATGCGCCGGTAGAGCCCGCGGAACAGCACCTTGCGCTCGAAGGCGATGATCGGCATGCCGATGAACAGCGCGAAGATCGCCCCGATGACCGGCGTCTGGTCGGAGTAGAACATCGAATCGTAAACGACGCCGCTCGCCGCGAGGACGATCACGATCAAGATCCAGTTCTGGGTTGGAGATATTTCCCGCATGCCGTCCCTTCGCTGTCGCGATTTCTCCCGGGCCATTGTTTCAGCTGGGAAAAAGGCGTCAAGCGAATTCGATCTGGTTTCAGAGGCTGACGGTTTCAACCTTTCGGCCGGCGAAACGCAGGCCGATCTGACCCTGGATCAGCTGCAGCGCCGGCTCGCCGAAAAGATCGCGCCGCCAGCCGTGCAGGGCGGCGACATCGGCCTTCTCGCCATCGGCGGCAATCTTATCGAGATCCTCGCTGTTGGCGATCACCTTCGGCGCCACGCCATGTTTTTCCGAGATCAGCTTCAGCAGCACCTTCAAGAGTTCTACGGCGGCAGCTGCGCCCTCCGGGGCCTGCGTCTGACGAGGCACATGCGGCATCTCGGCTTTTGGAAGGGCGAGCGCCGCATTGACCGCTTCGACGACCGCTGTTCCGGCGGCCGAGCGCTCCCAACCCTTCGGAATGGTGCGCAAGCGGCCGAGCGCTTCGGAATCCCTAGGCTGCTGCTGGGCGACCTCATAGATCGCATCGTCCTTCAAGACCCGCGATCGCGGCACATTGCGGGCCCGCGCCTCACGCTCACGCCAGGCGGCGACATATTTCAGGACCGCCAGCTCCTGCGGCTTGCGCAGGCGCATCTTCAGACGCTGCCAGGCGTCATCGGGATGCATGTCGTAGGTTTCACGCGCTTCGAGAATGTCCATTTCCTCGCGCAGCCACGATGTGCGGCCTTCGCGGTCGAGCTGTGAACTCAGCGACAGATAGACGTCGCGCAGGTGGGTGACGTCGGCCAGCGCATATTCCAGCTGCTTTTCGGAGAGCGGCCGGCGACTCCAGTCGGTGAAGCGCGACGACTTGTCGATATGGACGTTCTTGATGCGGCTGACCAGCTGATCATAGGAGACGCTGTCGCCGAAACCGCAGACCATGGCGGCGACCTGCGTGTCGAAGATCGGATGCGGAATGAGATTGCCGCGATTGAAGATGATTTCGATGTCCTGGCGCGCCGCATGAAAGACCTTCAGCACCTTGGTGTCGGCCATCAGTTCGAAGAAGGGGGCTAGGTCGATGCCCTTGGCCAGCGGATCGACGAGAACCTCCATTGTTGGGCTTGCCATCTGGATCAGGCAGAGCTCCGGCCAGAAGGTCGTCTCACGCAGGAATTCGGTGTCAATGGTAATGAAGTCGGACTTGGCCAGCTCTTTGCAGGCGGCCGCCAAATCGGCGGTGGTTTCGATCATATCAATTCATTCGCAAGGAAAAGGTCGGTTGAACCTTCCTTCTCCTTTCGCTTCGATATGTCAATACAACAGCATAAGCTTCGCGCATTGCTGGCTAAGAATTACGTCCAAACTGGGGCAGGGAGCGCCTCAGGTCACCCTGATATAGCTGGTCATCCCTGTCTTCTGATGTTCGATAATATGGCAATGCAGCACCCAGTCGCCGGGATTGTCGGCGACGAGGGCCAGTTGCACCTTCTCGTCGGGCTGGACGAGGTAGGTATCGGACACCAGCGGCATCACCTGCCGCGTCGAGGAGGAGATCACCGTAAAGCTCATGCCGTGCAGATGGATCGGATGAGCGTGTGGCGTGGTGTTCTCCAGATTGAAGACATAGCTCTTGCCGAGCTTCAGTTCCGCCAGCGGCGCCGTCGGATCGGGGGTGTCGCCCGGCCACGGCACTTTGTTAATCGCCCAGAAACTGTAGCCGAGCGTGCCGCAGATACTCTCGACGGCGGCATTTTCCGCGGTCGCACTCAACACCAGCGGGATCTGTTCGGCAGCGGAAAGATCGGCCTTGGCAACGGGGTTTTCGGCAAGCGGGCCGAGATCGCCGATATTGCGTTTCAACGACTGTCCAACGGCGCGCAGGCTGGCGATCGTCTTCGGCGTCGTGCCGCGGATATCTTCCAGTGTAGCGACGGCGCCTTCGCCTTCCGGCATGCGCACGGCAAGGTCGAGCCGCTGTCCCGGCCCGATCTGCAGCAAGTCAAGGGGAAAGCGTTTCGGCACCGGATTGCCGTCGATGGCGATGACGGTCGCATCGGCGCCTGCCATTGTCAGCGAGAAGATGCGCGTCACATCGGTATTGGCGATGCGCAGCCGCGCCAGCCCGCCGGCCGGCGCGTCATATTGCGGCTCCTGATGCCAGTTGGCGGTGCGCACCGTGCCGTAGGTGCCGCTCTTGGCGGCATCGCGCGGCCGGAAGGGGGCGATGAACTGCCCGTCTCCGCCAAGCCGCCAGTCGCGCAGGTTCAGCAGCACCTCCGCATCGAATTCCGGATCGGCCGGGTCCTCGACGACGAGCATGCCGGTCATGCCGTGTCCCATCTGCATCAGCGTGTTGCAATGCGGGTGATACCAGAAGGTGCCGGCATCGGGCGGCGTGAAGGCATAATCGAAGCTGTCGCCGGTATAGATATAGGGTTGCGTCACGAAGGGCACGCCATCCATGCGGTTGTCGATGCGAAGCCCGTGCCAGTGGATCGTGGTCGGCTCGTCCAGCTGGTTGTTCAGCCGTGCCGCGTAGGGCCGCCCTTTCTTCATCCTCAGAACCGGCGGCATGCCGCCATGGCCCCAGCTGACGACATCCCTGGTCGGACCCGCCTCGGTCAGCAAGGCCTCGGTTTTCACAGCCGTCAGCAGCTGCGGTTCCGGCGCCGCCTCGGCAAGCCCGAATTTGCCCGCAACGGCGATGCCGGCGCCATAGGCGCCCGCGATGGCGGATGCCTTCAGAAGGTTGCGGCGGGTCAGCAGAGGCATGCGGAGGCTCCAGGATGAGGCTGCCGATCCTTTTAAAGTTGAGCTTCGTCTTCATCAATACGGGAAACGCGGCCAAACTGCCGCAGCCTGCGGGTCGCAGCCTCGCCATAAACGCATGCCAAACCCAGGGGCGCGGCGCGCCAAGTCTTGACAAATCGGAGCGTCCATGCGCTTTTCCGCCCGATTTTCTTGTCGGCGCGGGAGGGTCTTCGAACCCCTGCTGCCGTCTTCAGCCACATGCCAGGATTTGAGATCATGCATCGCTACCGCAGCCACACATGCGCCGCCCTCCGCAAGACGGATGTTGGCTCGACCGTCCGCATCGCCGGCTGGGTCCATCGCGTTCGCGACCATGGCGGCGTTCTCTTCATCGACCTTCGCGACCATTACGGCATCACCCAGGTTGTCGCTGACCCGGATAGCCCCGCCTTCAAGATGGCCGAAACCGTGCGCGGCGAATGGGTCATCCGCATCGACGGCCTCGTCAAGGCCCGCACCGAAGACACCGTCAACAAGACGATGGCGACCGGCGAAATCGAGCTCTACGCGCAGGAAATCGAGGTGCTCTCTGCTGCCAAGGAATTGCCGCTGCCGGTTTTCGGCGAGCCTGAATATCCTGAAGACGTTCGCCTCAAGTATCGCTTCCTCGATCTTCGCCGCGAAACCCTGCACAAGAACATTGTCAAGCGCACCCAGGTTATTTCGGCCATGCGCCGTGAAATGGGTAGCGCGGGCTTCACCGAGTATACCACGCCGATCCTGACGGCCTCCTCGCCGGAAGGCGCGCGCGACTTCCTCGTGCCGAGCCGGATTCATCCCGGCACTTTTTACGCTCTGCCGCAGGCGCCGCAGCAGTACAAGCAGCTGCTGATGGTCGCAGGTTTCGACCGCTATTTCCAGATCGCGCCATGCTTCCGTGACGAAGACCCACGCGCCGATCGCCTGCCGGGTGAATTCTACCAGCTCGATCTCGAAATGAGCTTCGTCACACAGGAAGACGTCTGGAACACCATGGGTCCGCTGATGACCAAGGTGTTCGAGGAGTTCGCCGAAGGCAAGCCAGTCACCAAGGAATGGCCGCGCATCCCCTATGACGAGGCGATCCGCAAATACGGCTCCGACAAGCCGGATCTGCGCAACCCGATCGTCATGGAAGCGGTGACCGAGCATTTCGCCGGTTCCGGCTTCAAGGTCTTCGCCGGCATGATCGCCTCCAACCCGAAGGTCCAGGTCTGGGCGATTCCGGCCAAGACAGGCGGCTCGCGCGCTTTCTGCGACCGCATGAACGCCTGGGCGCAGAGCCAGGGCCAGCCTGGACTCGGCTACATCTTCTGGCGCAAGGAAGGCGATAAGCTCGAAGGCGCCGGACCGCTTGCAAAGAACATCGGCGAGGAGCGCACCGATGCGATCCGCACTCAGCTCGGCCTCGATGACGGCGACGCCTGCTTCTTCGTCGCCGGCGAGCCGGAAAAGTTCTACAAGTTTGCCGGTGAGGCCCGCACCAAGGCCGGCGAAGAACTGAACCTCGTAGACCGCGATCGCTTCGAACTCTGCTGGATCGTCGATTTCCCCTTCTTCGAATGGAACGACGAGGAGAAGAAGGTCGATTTCGCCCACAACCCGTTCTCGATGCCGCAGGGTGGCCTCGACGCGCTGCAGAACCAGGATCCTTTGACGATCAAGGCCTTCCAGTATGACGCCGTCTGCAATGGCTTCGAAATCGCCTCGGGTTCGATCCGCAACCAGTCGCCGGAAACCATGGTTGCCGCCTTCGAGAAGGTCGGCCTCAGCCAGCAGGACGTCGAGGATCGCTTCGGCGGCCTCTACCGAGCCTTTCAGTATGGCGCGCCCCCGCACGGCGGCGCTGCCTTTGGTATCGACCGCATCATCATGCTGCTCGTCGGCGCGAAGAACCTGCGCGAAATCTCGCTCTTCCCGATGAACCAGCAGGCTCAGGACTTGCTGATGGGCGCACCGAGCCCGGCAACGCTGACGCAGTTGCGCGAGCTGGCGATCCGGCCGATCCCGCCGGTCAAGAAGGACTGAGTTCGGTTCGTTTTTCGAATGAGAAAGCCCGGCGACCGCAATCGCCGGGTTTTTCATTTGTGCCGACGCCTGCATATGCCTGAAATAGAAAGGCTCGGCAGCGGAACTGCCGAGCCTGCTCTCATGAAGGAAGCCAGGCGATCAGTCGTTAGCTGAAACCTTAACGCCGAGCACCTGCGGCAGCGTGTTCGGAGCGCCCATGGCTGCACCGACGATGGTCGGGAACGGCACCGGCTTTTCAGGGGCGGCGCTGACCGTCAGGCTCTTCGGGTCGTCGAGGAAGGTGTTGACGGCGGCCGAAACGGCATTCTGCAGCTCCGGGATATTGAGCTGTGCCAGCATGATCGGCGTCATCGCCTTCAGCGAATCCGCCATCTGCTTGCCGGACATGTTCTGCTGCGAGCCGGCATAGTCGAGCGCGCGCTTGGTGATCGAGGCATCTTCGAAGCGCACTTTTGCGCCCTCGAAGGACAGCTGCTGCATCAGGCCGAGCATGGCGAGGCCGAGCGCCTGCTGCGACTGTTCCTTGTTCGGATTGGCTTCCGATTCCTTCATCGCGTCCTGCATCGACTTCATGAAGGCCATCGTGTAGCCCGAAATCTTGAAGCCAAGGTTCAGCTTGCCGATGTTGGTGAAGTCGAAGGCGAATTCCGAAATGTCGATTGTGCCGGGCGCAAGTTCCCAGGCGCCCTTCATGGTGATGTCGCCCTGGACGTGCTGCAGGGCGAGCTTCTCGATTGCGTCCTTGCTCTGCGCATCCTCGGCCTTGCTGAGATCGGCCTTCATGCTCTTGAAAGCGCCGTCGAAATCGAAGCCGGATTCGTCTTCGCGCAATGTCAGATTCATGTCGCTTTCGAGCACGGAGAAGACTTCCGTGCCATCCTTGACCACCTTCAGCGGGCCGGTATGGGCTGTTTCGTAGAGCATCATCGTATCGAGCGAGTCGCCGCCAGGCGTTGACGGGATCGAAATGCCGCCAAGCGTCAGCTGCTGCGCCGTCACAGTGACGCCATCTTCGGTCTTGTTGATGTCGGGGAAGGCCGCTTCTTCGATATAGTAACCGCCGTCCTCATCTTCCTCGACACCGGAAAGGGTGACTTCGCCGATAGGCAGGCTTTCGCCGCCGGTCGGTTTGACGCTGACATTCTTCAAGGTCACCGTCGTGCCGTTGATATCGATGCCGTCAGCCGAAATCGTTCCGCCTTGTGCGGCATAGGCGGCATTGAGCTTCTTCAGCAGATCGTTGCCGTCGAGGGCGAAGGCCGAGCCGGCGAGCGAGAAAAAGGCTGCGCCCGACAGCATCAGCCGCGTTGTCCGATAAATGTTCATAGGGTGATTCCTCTGGTGGCGTGTGGCGGTTTGGAAATCTGCAGTTACGCTACTACGGATTGGGGCCGCTTTATATTTGCGGACCTCTAAATTTCTGTTGAAGGGAACGGCAAACGAAGTCCAAATTGCGGCGGAACGTTTGTCTCATCCTTTGATGTCGGTCCCAAGACTTCATCCACAGCTGCAATAGGCCGGATTCCTTGCCCGCCGGCCACTTCTGAGCTAGTCAAGGCCCATGGGACAAGAGATTTTGCCGCCTTCCGGCGGAGACGACGACAACATCCAGCCGGTCGACCTGAAGGCGGCGCTCGAGCAGCGTTACCTCGCCTATGCACTGTCGACCATCATGCACCGCGCCTTGCCCGACGTGCGCGATGGGCTGAAGCCTGTCCATCGCCGCATCGTCTACGCGATGAACGAGATGGGTCTGAGGCCGACTTCAGCCTTCAGAAAATGCGCCAAAATCGTCGGCGAGGTGATGGGTAACTACCACCCGCATGGCGACCAGTCGATCTACGACGCGCTTGCCCGTCTCGCCCAGGATTTCTCGCAGCGCTACACGTTGGTCAACGGCCAGGGCAATTTCGGCAATATCGATGGCGACAGCCCCGCCGCCATGCGTTACACCGAGTCGAAGATGACAGCGGTTTCCGAGCTGCTGCTCGAAGGCATCGACCAGGATGCCGTTGATTTCCGCGATACCTATGATGAATCGAATTCCGAGCCGGTCGTCCTCCCCGGCGCCTTCCCGAACCTGCTTGCCAATGGCTCCTCCGGCATCGCCGTCGGCATGGCGACCTCGATCCCGTCTCATAATGCCCATGAGCTTTGCGACGCGGCCCTGCATCTGATCAAGCATCCCGATGCGACCGTCGAAAAGCTCGTCGAATTCATTCCCGGTCCGGATTTCCCGACCGGCGGAATCATTATCGACAGCCGCGACAGCATCATCGAGAGCTACCGCACCGGCCGCGGCGGCTTCCGCGTGCGGGCGAAATGGCAGACGGAGGATCTGGGCCGCGGCGGCTACCAGATCATCATCACCGAAATTCCCTTCCAGGTGCAGAAATCACGGCTGATCGAGAAGATCGCCGAGCTGCTGATCGCCCGCAAGCTGCCGCTGCTAGAAGACATTCGCGACGAATCGGCCGAGGATATCCGCATCGTCCTGGTGCCGAAGTCCCGCAGCGTCGATCCGACGATTCTGATGGAATCGATGTTCAAGCTGACGGAGCTCGAAAGCCGCTTCCCGCTCAACATGAACGTCCTGTCCATGGGGCGCATTCCCAAGGTCATGGCGCTGAACGAGGTGCTGAAGGAGTGGCTGGACCACCGTCGCGAGGTCTTGCAGCGCCGGTCACGCTTCCGTTTGGCGGCAATCGACAAGCGTCTCGAAATCCTCGGCGGTCTTCTGATCGCTTACCTCAACATCGATGAGGTGATCCGGATCATCCGCGAGGAAGACGAGCCGAAGCCCGTGATGATGGCGCGATGGGACCTGACTGATAACCAGGTCGAAGCGATCCTCAACATGCGGCTGCGCGCCTTGCGCAAGCTGGAAGAATTCGAGATCCGCAAGGAGTTCGACGAACTCACCAAGGAAAAGAGCGAGATCGAGGCGCTGCTTGCCTCCGACGACAAGCAGTGGCAGACGGTCGCCTGGGAAATCGGTGAAGTGAAGAAGAAATTCGCTAAAGCGACCGAGGTCGGCCGCCGCCGCACCCAGTTCGCCGAAGCGCCTGAGGCCGATGAAGAGGCGATCCAGCAGGCGATGATCGAGAAGGAACCGATCACTGTCGTCATATCAGAAAAGGGCTGGATCCGCGCCCTGAAGGGCCACATCTCCGAGACGGCGACGCTGACCTTCAAGGAAGGGGACGGCTTGAAAGTGGCCTTCCCGGCGCAGACGACGGACAAGATCCTGATCGTCACGACTGGCGGCAAGGCCTTCACACTCGGTGGCGATAAGCTGCCGGGCGGTCGCGGCCACGGCGAACCATTGCGCATTATGGTCGACATGGACAACGATCAGGCGGTGCTGACCGCCTTTGTCCACGATCCCACCCGCAAGCAGCTGATCGTCTCGACGGCGGGCAACGGCTTCGTCGTTCCAGAGGCGGAGCTGGTTGCCAATACGCGCAAAGGCAAGCAGATCATGAATGTCGCGCTGCCGGAGGAAACGCAACTGCTGGTGCCCGTTAGCGGCGACCATGTCGCCGTCGTCGGCGAAAACCGCAAGCTGCTGGTATTTCCGCTCGCGCAGGTGCCGGAAATGTCGCGCGGCAAGGGCGTGCGTCTGCAGCGCTACAAGGATGGTGGCATTTCCGACGTCCGCTGCTTCGCGATATCGGACGGCCTCTTCTGGGAAGACAGCGCCGGCCGCACCTTCACGAAGAACAAGGACGAGCTCGCCGAATGGCTGGGCGATCGCGCCAGCGCTGGCCGCACCGTGCCAAAGGGTTTTCCGCGCAGCGGCAAATTCGCTGGCTGAGTTCATACTGCTCACCTGATGAGGTGCGGGGTGGTAACTCATTATTTCAGGCGGAAATAAATTCTGCGCTCGGCTCTTGGCGGGCGCGGCAACGTCTCTATCTCATTCCTGTTAACAAAAAGAAGAGAAGGCCGGTTGCGTGGGCGGACGGAACGGCTGTGGCTCGTTGCGCTTCGGGAAGGCGCACGTGCCCCTACCGGAGGAAAATCGATGCCCGCCAGCACCATCAAATTGCATGTTAGCCACACCTACAAGGCGCCGCCCGCTGTCGTTTACGACGCCTGGCTCAACCCCGAAATTGCCCGCCGTTTCCTGTTTGCGACCGATGATGGTCATGTCATCCGTGCCGACATCGATCCGCGCGTCGGGGGCCGTTTCTTCGTCGTCGACCGCCGTCCGACCGGCGATGCTTTTCACCAGGGCGTCTTCCTGGAATTGAAGCGCCCGCGACGCATGGTCTTCAGCTTTTCTGTCGAGGATCACGATCACAATTGCGATCGCGTCGAAATCGACATCGAGCCTCTCGGCGGCGGCAGCCGCCTGACATTGACCCACGAAATGTGCGCCGAATGGGCCGCACACGAGGAGAAAACACGGCAAGGCTGGGCGCATGTCGTCAAAGCGCTCGGCCGGGAACTGGAACAGCAGCAGTTGAAGGCTACCGGTTGAGCGGCACGCTGGAATCCCGCAGGACGCGGGGCGCGCCTTCTTCCTCCATCTCGTCGGCGGCGACGGCGAGGATGAAAGCCTAGAGATCGGCGTCGGTGGTCTCAATCTCGTAGCCATTTTTCGAGCAGGAATACACCGGCGGCGACGATCTCGATGCTTTTGTTGCCGTCGCGGACAAGGCCAAAGCTATGCGGCGTCGAGCCGACGACATGGTCGCAACCGTAATTGGCCTTATGCATCGGCCGGCCGCGGGCGGATCCAAGGTGCCTGCGTCGAGCAGGCGACAACGTCACATCAAAGAGACTTGCCTGACGCTCTTGCGTCGGGCCATCCAGAGGGAATGCACGGCGATCGTTGCCGTCAGGATGCCGCCGCCGACGAGTGTCATCGTCGCCGGCGTTTCGGCAAAGATCAGCCAGACCCAGATCGGCGCGAGCACCGTTTCCAGCAGATAGAACATGCCGACTTCAGGCGCGGAAAGATAACGCGGCCCAGTCGCAAGGCACCAGAAGGCGACCGGCATCATGACGGCGCCGTTGAAGAGGATCCAACCGGGATGAGCGACGGAAACCCCTGAGGGCAGAGCTTGCGCGAGACCGAGCGCGGCCGGCAGGACGGCCGCAAGCAGCGGCACGAAGCCCATTTGCCGGCGCGAGGCCCGTCCGACGGTGATGGCTGCGGCAAGAATAAGCGCGCTGAGAAGCGCCATGGCGTCGCCAAAAACATGGCCGCTGGAAAGTCCTCCGCTCACGATCAATCCAACGCCAAGGATCATGAACAGCATTGAGATCAGCGTTGCGGCCGGGGGCTTCTCCTTAAGGAAAATCCAGGAAAGAAGAGCCCCGAACATCGGGTTGAAGGCGACGATGAAGACGACATTGGCTGTGGCCGTATTGAAGACGGCCAGCACGAAAGTGAGGGAAGAGAGGCCGTACAGCATACCGGCGAGCAGACCGGGTCGGCCCGGAACAAGCACCGGCCACGTGCCTGAAACAAGGCGCATTGCTCCCAGGATGACGAGTGTGGCGAGAACCGTTGCCACGCTCCGCATTCCGAGAATCGACCAGATGTCACCGTCGCCAAGACGGACGAGCGGGATATCCATGGAAAGCGCCAGCCCGCCGATCGCCGTCAGCAGCAGACCCTTCCGATGATCGGAAAGAGCGGTGGGGAACATTCAGTCGT
This DNA window, taken from Rhizobium etli CFN 42, encodes the following:
- the aspS gene encoding aspartate--tRNA ligase, with the translated sequence MHRYRSHTCAALRKTDVGSTVRIAGWVHRVRDHGGVLFIDLRDHYGITQVVADPDSPAFKMAETVRGEWVIRIDGLVKARTEDTVNKTMATGEIELYAQEIEVLSAAKELPLPVFGEPEYPEDVRLKYRFLDLRRETLHKNIVKRTQVISAMRREMGSAGFTEYTTPILTASSPEGARDFLVPSRIHPGTFYALPQAPQQYKQLLMVAGFDRYFQIAPCFRDEDPRADRLPGEFYQLDLEMSFVTQEDVWNTMGPLMTKVFEEFAEGKPVTKEWPRIPYDEAIRKYGSDKPDLRNPIVMEAVTEHFAGSGFKVFAGMIASNPKVQVWAIPAKTGGSRAFCDRMNAWAQSQGQPGLGYIFWRKEGDKLEGAGPLAKNIGEERTDAIRTQLGLDDGDACFFVAGEPEKFYKFAGEARTKAGEELNLVDRDRFELCWIVDFPFFEWNDEEKKVDFAHNPFSMPQGGLDALQNQDPLTIKAFQYDAVCNGFEIASGSIRNQSPETMVAAFEKVGLSQQDVEDRFGGLYRAFQYGAPPHGGAAFGIDRIIMLLVGAKNLREISLFPMNQQAQDLLMGAPSPATLTQLRELAIRPIPPVKKD
- a CDS encoding SRPBCC family protein, with protein sequence MPASTIKLHVSHTYKAPPAVVYDAWLNPEIARRFLFATDDGHVIRADIDPRVGGRFFVVDRRPTGDAFHQGVFLELKRPRRMVFSFSVEDHDHNCDRVEIDIEPLGGGSRLTLTHEMCAEWAAHEEKTRQGWAHVVKALGRELEQQQLKATG
- a CDS encoding DMT family transporter yields the protein MFPTALSDHRKGLLLTAIGGLALSMDIPLVRLGDGDIWSILGMRSVATVLATLVILGAMRLVSGTWPVLVPGRPGLLAGMLYGLSSLTFVLAVFNTATANVVFIVAFNPMFGALLSWIFLKEKPPAATLISMLFMILGVGLIVSGGLSSGHVFGDAMALLSALILAAAITVGRASRRQMGFVPLLAAVLPAALGLAQALPSGVSVAHPGWILFNGAVMMPVAFWCLATGPRYLSAPEVGMFYLLETVLAPIWVWLIFAETPATMTLVGGGILTATIAVHSLWMARRKSVRQVSLM
- a CDS encoding membrane protein, whose amino-acid sequence is MNIYRTTRLMLSGAAFFSLAGSAFALDGNDLLKKLNAAYAAQGGTISADGIDINGTTVTLKNVSVKPTGGESLPIGEVTLSGVEEDEDGGYYIEEAAFPDINKTEDGVTVTAQQLTLGGISIPSTPGGDSLDTMMLYETAHTGPLKVVKDGTEVFSVLESDMNLTLREDESGFDFDGAFKSMKADLSKAEDAQSKDAIEKLALQHVQGDITMKGAWELAPGTIDISEFAFDFTNIGKLNLGFKISGYTMAFMKSMQDAMKESEANPNKEQSQQALGLAMLGLMQQLSFEGAKVRFEDASITKRALDYAGSQQNMSGKQMADSLKAMTPIMLAQLNIPELQNAVSAAVNTFLDDPKSLTVSAAPEKPVPFPTIVGAAMGAPNTLPQVLGVKVSAND
- the parC gene encoding DNA topoisomerase IV subunit A, which codes for MGQEILPPSGGDDDNIQPVDLKAALEQRYLAYALSTIMHRALPDVRDGLKPVHRRIVYAMNEMGLRPTSAFRKCAKIVGEVMGNYHPHGDQSIYDALARLAQDFSQRYTLVNGQGNFGNIDGDSPAAMRYTESKMTAVSELLLEGIDQDAVDFRDTYDESNSEPVVLPGAFPNLLANGSSGIAVGMATSIPSHNAHELCDAALHLIKHPDATVEKLVEFIPGPDFPTGGIIIDSRDSIIESYRTGRGGFRVRAKWQTEDLGRGGYQIIITEIPFQVQKSRLIEKIAELLIARKLPLLEDIRDESAEDIRIVLVPKSRSVDPTILMESMFKLTELESRFPLNMNVLSMGRIPKVMALNEVLKEWLDHRREVLQRRSRFRLAAIDKRLEILGGLLIAYLNIDEVIRIIREEDEPKPVMMARWDLTDNQVEAILNMRLRALRKLEEFEIRKEFDELTKEKSEIEALLASDDKQWQTVAWEIGEVKKKFAKATEVGRRRTQFAEAPEADEEAIQQAMIEKEPITVVISEKGWIRALKGHISETATLTFKEGDGLKVAFPAQTTDKILIVTTGGKAFTLGGDKLPGGRGHGEPLRIMVDMDNDQAVLTAFVHDPTRKQLIVSTAGNGFVVPEAELVANTRKGKQIMNVALPEETQLLVPVSGDHVAVVGENRKLLVFPLAQVPEMSRGKGVRLQRYKDGGISDVRCFAISDGLFWEDSAGRTFTKNKDELAEWLGDRASAGRTVPKGFPRSGKFAG
- the rnd gene encoding ribonuclease D; this translates as MIETTADLAAACKELAKSDFITIDTEFLRETTFWPELCLIQMASPTMEVLVDPLAKGIDLAPFFELMADTKVLKVFHAARQDIEIIFNRGNLIPHPIFDTQVAAMVCGFGDSVSYDQLVSRIKNVHIDKSSRFTDWSRRPLSEKQLEYALADVTHLRDVYLSLSSQLDREGRTSWLREEMDILEARETYDMHPDDAWQRLKMRLRKPQELAVLKYVAAWREREARARNVPRSRVLKDDAIYEVAQQQPRDSEALGRLRTIPKGWERSAAGTAVVEAVNAALALPKAEMPHVPRQTQAPEGAAAAVELLKVLLKLISEKHGVAPKVIANSEDLDKIAADGEKADVAALHGWRRDLFGEPALQLIQGQIGLRFAGRKVETVSL
- a CDS encoding multicopper oxidase family protein, giving the protein MPLLTRRNLLKASAIAGAYGAGIAVAGKFGLAEAAPEPQLLTAVKTEALLTEAGPTRDVVSWGHGGMPPVLRMKKGRPYAARLNNQLDEPTTIHWHGLRIDNRMDGVPFVTQPYIYTGDSFDYAFTPPDAGTFWYHPHCNTLMQMGHGMTGMLVVEDPADPEFDAEVLLNLRDWRLGGDGQFIAPFRPRDAAKSGTYGTVRTANWHQEPQYDAPAGGLARLRIANTDVTRIFSLTMAGADATVIAIDGNPVPKRFPLDLLQIGPGQRLDLAVRMPEGEGAVATLEDIRGTTPKTIASLRAVGQSLKRNIGDLGPLAENPVAKADLSAAEQIPLVLSATAENAAVESICGTLGYSFWAINKVPWPGDTPDPTAPLAELKLGKSYVFNLENTTPHAHPIHLHGMSFTVISSSTRQVMPLVSDTYLVQPDEKVQLALVADNPGDWVLHCHIIEHQKTGMTSYIRVT